From Vogesella sp. XCS3, the proteins below share one genomic window:
- the dusA gene encoding tRNA dihydrouridine(20/20a) synthase DusA, translating to MLDWTDRHYRYFARLITRHTWLYTEMVTTGALLYGDVGRHLRYHEAEHPIALQLGGSEPDELARCARLAQEWGYDEVNLNVGCPSERVQKGAFGACLMAEPQLVADCVKAMRDAVDIDVTVKHRIGIDDIDSYDMMRAFVDAVADAGCRTFIVHARNAILKGLSPKENREIPPLKYDYVYRLKQERPDLEILINGGIKTNAEIAGHLQHVDGVMVGREAYHNPYLMAAWDAQFYGDSHDVPSRGKVVEALLPYIADRLQDGSSVRHIARHVLGLFHGEPGGRQWRRMLSDAKELKDADESLLIRALLATHG from the coding sequence ATGCTGGACTGGACCGACCGCCACTACCGCTATTTCGCCCGTCTCATCACCCGCCATACCTGGCTGTATACCGAGATGGTTACCACTGGCGCGCTGTTGTACGGCGACGTTGGCCGCCATTTGCGCTACCACGAGGCCGAGCACCCCATCGCGTTGCAGCTGGGCGGCAGCGAGCCGGACGAGCTGGCACGTTGCGCGCGTCTGGCGCAGGAGTGGGGCTATGACGAGGTGAACCTGAACGTGGGTTGCCCATCGGAGCGGGTACAGAAGGGGGCGTTTGGCGCCTGCCTGATGGCCGAGCCGCAACTGGTGGCCGACTGCGTGAAGGCGATGCGCGACGCGGTAGACATCGACGTAACGGTCAAGCACCGCATCGGTATCGATGACATCGACAGCTACGACATGATGCGGGCGTTTGTCGATGCCGTGGCCGACGCCGGTTGCCGCACCTTCATCGTGCACGCGCGAAACGCCATCCTGAAAGGCCTCAGCCCCAAGGAAAACCGCGAGATTCCGCCGCTGAAATACGACTACGTGTACCGCCTGAAGCAGGAACGCCCCGATCTGGAGATCCTGATCAACGGCGGTATCAAGACCAACGCCGAGATCGCCGGCCACCTGCAACATGTAGACGGTGTGATGGTGGGCCGCGAGGCTTACCACAACCCCTACCTGATGGCGGCCTGGGACGCGCAGTTCTACGGCGATAGCCACGACGTGCCGTCGCGCGGCAAGGTGGTAGAAGCGCTGCTGCCTTATATTGCCGACCGCTTGCAAGATGGTAGTAGCGTGCGACATATCGCCCGCCACGTGCTGGGCCTGTTCCACGGCGAGCCAGGTGGCCGCCAGTGGCGCCGCATGTTGTCCGACGCAAAAGAGCTGAAAGACGCCGACGAAAGCCTGCTGATCCGCGCGCTACTGGCTACGCACGGTTGA
- the rdgB gene encoding RdgB/HAM1 family non-canonical purine NTP pyrophosphatase has product MINKLVLASNNAGKLKEFAALLAPLGIEVIPQGRLNVPECPEPHYTFLENALEKARHASHVTGLPALADDSGICVEALGGKPGVLSARYAGEPKSDERNNAKLVEKLQGKDNRRAYYYCVLVLVRHADDPQPLVVDGAWYGEVVDTPSGNGGFGYDPYFWLPSHGCTVADLPADAKNAISHRGQAMQALLAKLQAQLA; this is encoded by the coding sequence ATGATCAATAAACTGGTACTGGCCAGCAATAATGCCGGCAAGCTCAAGGAATTCGCCGCCTTGCTGGCCCCGCTGGGCATCGAGGTGATTCCGCAGGGCCGTCTGAACGTGCCCGAATGCCCCGAGCCGCACTACACCTTTCTGGAAAACGCGCTGGAAAAAGCCCGTCACGCCAGCCACGTTACCGGCCTGCCGGCGCTGGCAGACGACAGCGGCATCTGCGTGGAAGCGCTGGGCGGCAAGCCCGGCGTGCTGTCGGCGCGTTACGCCGGCGAGCCCAAATCGGACGAGCGCAACAACGCCAAACTGGTAGAAAAACTGCAGGGTAAAGACAACCGTCGCGCCTATTACTACTGCGTGCTGGTGTTGGTACGCCATGCCGATGACCCGCAGCCGCTGGTGGTAGACGGCGCCTGGTACGGCGAGGTGGTGGACACCCCGTCCGGCAACGGCGGCTTTGGCTACGACCCGTATTTCTGGCTACCGTCGCACGGCTGCACCGTGGCCGACCTGCCGGCCGACGCCAAGAACGCCATCAGCCACCGTGGCCAGGCCATGCAGGCGCTGCTGGCCAAGCTGCAGGCGCAACTGGCATGA